From the Alloalcanivorax dieselolei B5 genome, one window contains:
- the motB gene encoding flagellar motor protein MotB, with translation MSEAVRRIVVRRRSHRAEAHHGGSWKIALADFMTALMALFLVLWMISTATPQQLQGLAEYFRTPLNVAMTGGDRSTASTSAIPGGGDDPAHAKGEQARIDLRDQTRPAETQRQFLELQRRIESTISADDSLRELRQQMRFDVTPEGLRIQLLDTDPRPMFHLGSDQVAPYMRELLRTLAPLLNDLPNPLSITGHTDSVPYANGERGYSNWELSADRANASRRELITGGLAPEKLLRVAGLGDRVPMAGSHPGDPVNRRITLLVLNEQAARRIRAEGEPAGRAPLQE, from the coding sequence ATGAGCGAAGCCGTTCGTCGCATCGTCGTTCGCCGCCGCTCGCATCGCGCCGAAGCGCACCACGGCGGTAGTTGGAAGATCGCGCTGGCCGACTTCATGACGGCATTGATGGCGTTGTTCCTGGTGTTGTGGATGATCTCCACCGCCACGCCGCAGCAATTGCAGGGGCTGGCCGAGTATTTTCGCACGCCGCTGAACGTGGCGATGACCGGCGGAGACCGTAGCACCGCCAGTACCAGTGCAATTCCCGGCGGCGGCGATGATCCCGCCCACGCCAAGGGCGAACAGGCCCGTATTGATCTGCGTGATCAGACCCGGCCGGCGGAAACGCAGCGTCAGTTTCTGGAACTGCAGCGCCGTATCGAGAGCACTATCAGTGCCGATGACAGCCTGCGCGAGTTGCGTCAGCAAATGCGTTTCGACGTCACCCCGGAAGGGCTGCGTATTCAACTTCTGGATACCGATCCTCGTCCCATGTTCCATCTTGGCAGTGACCAGGTGGCGCCGTATATGCGCGAGTTGTTACGCACGCTGGCGCCGCTGCTCAATGACCTGCCCAATCCGCTCAGTATCACCGGTCACACCGACAGCGTGCCTTACGCCAACGGTGAACGCGGCTACAGCAACTGGGAATTGTCCGCCGACCGTGCCAATGCCAGTCGCCGTGAACTGATTACCGGTGGTTTGGCGCCGGAAAAACTGTTGCGCGTGGCCGGTCTCGGCGACCGTGTGCCGATGGCTGGCAGCCACCCCGGTGATCCGGTGAACCGCCGTATTACGCTGCTGGTGTTGAATGAGCAGGCGGCACGCCGCATCCGTGCCGAAGGCGAGCCCGCCGGCCGCGCCCCGCTACAGGAGTAA
- the motA gene encoding flagellar motor stator protein MotA produces the protein MLIPIGFIIVAFSVFGGFFLAGGHLGPLYQPSEIMMICGAAVGSFIAANNGKAIKATLRSSSQLKRTTRYGKDTYMSLMSLLYTLLSKMRREGVLGIERDIENPRDSDLFADYPELREDPMIMGFITDYLRLMISGSMDPHELDELMVHEIEAFEDEAHIPADALSKVGDALPAFGIVAAVLGVVKALGAADAGVDAMGYMIAQALVGTFLGILLAYGFVNPLASRIDRQVREGVKMLQCIRVTLLANLNGYAPQLAVEFGRKALHTSERPSFSELEDHVRGTPRDDKGVGVGEA, from the coding sequence GTGCTGATCCCCATTGGTTTCATCATCGTGGCGTTCTCCGTGTTCGGCGGCTTTTTCCTGGCTGGCGGTCATCTCGGTCCGCTCTATCAACCCAGTGAAATCATGATGATCTGCGGTGCCGCCGTGGGCTCCTTCATCGCCGCCAACAATGGCAAGGCGATCAAGGCCACGCTGCGTTCTTCGTCTCAGCTCAAGCGTACCACCCGTTACGGCAAGGACACCTACATGTCGTTGATGTCGCTGCTGTACACGCTGCTGTCGAAGATGCGCCGTGAAGGGGTACTGGGCATTGAACGGGATATCGAAAACCCGCGGGACAGCGACCTGTTCGCCGACTATCCGGAGCTGCGGGAAGATCCGATGATCATGGGGTTCATCACCGACTACCTGCGGCTGATGATCAGCGGCAGTATGGATCCGCACGAACTCGATGAGCTGATGGTTCATGAAATCGAGGCCTTCGAGGACGAAGCGCATATTCCCGCCGATGCCTTGTCCAAGGTCGGCGATGCCTTGCCGGCGTTCGGTATCGTCGCCGCCGTGCTCGGGGTGGTGAAGGCGCTGGGGGCCGCTGATGCGGGCGTGGACGCCATGGGCTATATGATCGCCCAGGCTCTGGTGGGTACGTTTCTGGGTATTCTGCTGGCTTACGGTTTCGTCAATCCGCTGGCCAGTCGTATCGACCGGCAGGTGCGCGAGGGCGTGAAAATGCTGCAGTGCATTCGCGTCACCCTGCTCGCCAATCTGAATGGCTACGCCCCGCAACTGGCGGTGGAATTCGGTCGCAAAGCGCTGCACACCAGTGAGCGGCCCAGCTTCAGTGAACTGGAGGATCATGTGCGTGGCACCCCGCGTGACGACAAGGGCGTGGGTGTGGGTGAAGCATGA